In one Nocardioides luteus genomic region, the following are encoded:
- a CDS encoding MarR family winged helix-turn-helix transcriptional regulator, giving the protein MKVAETAGTDLAVLLARAQRRIERALAEVYADFDVTAEQWRILSVLLDEPGQTMTRLADAAALPAGTLTRHVDRLAERGLVLRKVHPEDKRRAVVALSPVGASVAREIRARQQTEPVVDVVRDLRAVLDRLV; this is encoded by the coding sequence ATGAAGGTTGCCGAGACGGCCGGCACGGATCTGGCCGTGCTGCTCGCCCGGGCGCAGCGCCGGATCGAGCGCGCGCTCGCCGAGGTGTACGCCGACTTCGACGTCACCGCGGAGCAGTGGCGCATCCTCAGCGTGCTGCTCGACGAGCCCGGCCAGACGATGACGCGGCTCGCCGACGCCGCCGCGCTCCCGGCCGGCACGCTGACCCGCCACGTGGACCGCCTCGCCGAGCGCGGCCTGGTGCTGCGCAAGGTCCACCCCGAGGACAAGCGTCGCGCGGTCGTCGCGCTCTCGCCGGTGGGCGCCTCGGTCGCCCGCGAGATCCGTGCCCGGCAGCAGACCGAGCCCGTCGTCGACGTCGTCCGCGACCTCAGGGCCGTCCTCGACCGACTCGTCTGA
- the urtA gene encoding urea ABC transporter substrate-binding protein has translation MRTKFSSRVLAASSVLALGMTATACGGAKTGDSASSESCVDTSGDTVKIGFLNSLSGTMAISETTVFKSLSMAAEEINADGGVLGKKLEIVSEDGQSEPTVFAEKATKLIQDDCVAAVFGGWTSSSRKAMLPVFEGNDALLFYPVQYEGLESSHNIFYTGATTNQQIIPALDFLKEEKKIESIFLVGSDYVFPRTANKIIKQYAAANGIEVLGEEYQPLGSTDFGTVVDKVKAAGADAVFNTLNGDSNVAFFKEYKGKGLTASAMPVLSVSIAEEEVPGVGVGNLEGQYTAWNYYQTIDSPANEKFVTDFKAANGAKAVTSDPMEAAYTSLHLWKGMVEKADSFAVEDVIDASDGVTYDAPEGTVEVNGENHHIAKTALIGQVNSEGLIDTVWSSDKPIEPDPYLKSYDWWKN, from the coding sequence GTGCGTACGAAATTCTCGAGCCGCGTCCTCGCGGCCAGCTCGGTGCTCGCCCTGGGCATGACCGCGACCGCGTGCGGCGGCGCGAAGACCGGTGACTCCGCGAGCAGCGAGAGCTGCGTCGACACCAGCGGTGACACCGTCAAGATCGGCTTCCTCAACTCCCTGTCCGGCACGATGGCGATCAGCGAGACGACCGTCTTCAAGTCCCTGTCCATGGCGGCCGAGGAGATCAACGCCGACGGCGGCGTGCTCGGCAAGAAGCTCGAGATCGTCAGCGAGGACGGGCAGTCCGAGCCGACCGTCTTCGCCGAGAAGGCGACCAAGCTGATCCAGGACGACTGCGTCGCGGCCGTCTTCGGCGGCTGGACCTCCAGCTCGCGCAAGGCGATGCTGCCGGTCTTCGAGGGCAACGACGCGCTGCTCTTCTACCCGGTCCAGTACGAGGGCCTGGAGTCCTCGCACAACATCTTCTACACCGGCGCGACCACCAACCAGCAGATCATCCCCGCCCTCGACTTCCTCAAGGAGGAGAAGAAGATCGAGTCGATCTTCCTGGTCGGCTCCGACTACGTCTTCCCGCGCACGGCCAACAAGATCATCAAGCAGTACGCAGCCGCCAACGGCATCGAGGTCCTCGGCGAGGAGTACCAGCCCCTGGGCTCGACCGACTTCGGCACGGTCGTCGACAAGGTCAAGGCCGCCGGCGCGGACGCGGTCTTCAACACCCTCAACGGCGACTCCAACGTGGCCTTCTTCAAGGAGTACAAGGGCAAGGGCCTGACCGCCTCGGCCATGCCGGTGCTCTCGGTCTCGATCGCCGAGGAGGAGGTCCCGGGCGTCGGCGTGGGCAACCTCGAGGGGCAGTACACGGCCTGGAACTACTACCAGACCATCGACAGCCCGGCCAACGAGAAGTTCGTCACCGACTTCAAGGCGGCCAACGGCGCCAAGGCGGTCACCTCCGACCCGATGGAGGCGGCCTACACCTCGCTCCACCTGTGGAAGGGCATGGTCGAGAAGGCCGACTCGTTCGCGGTCGAGGACGTCATCGACGCCTCCGACGGCGTCACCTACGACGCACCCGAGGGCACCGTCGAGGTCAACGGCGAGAACCACCACATCGCCAAGACCGCGCTCATCGGGCAGGTCAACTCCGAGGGCCTGATCGACACGGTCTGGTCGAGCGACAAGCCGATCGAGCCGGACCCCTACCTGAAGTCCTACGACTGGTGGAAGAACTAG
- the urtB gene encoding urea ABC transporter permease subunit UrtB has product MDALLAQVFTGVSAGAVLLLIALGLTLTFGQMGVINMAHGEFIMAGAYTAYVVSTIVASTELSLLIALPAGFVIGGLLGLALEASVLRWMYARPLDTLLVTYGVGLVLQQVARDIFGAPAKEVPAPGWLDGSIPILGYDFPLTRLFILVLAAVCVAALLAVLRFTALGRQIRATVGNRDLAETIGISTRRTDQATFFIGSGLAGVAGVALTLLGSTGPNLGTSYIVQAFLVVVVGGIGHLKGTIAAALGIGLLQAFLAHALTGSVAQVIVFLAIVAFLQLRPQGILSVRTRSLA; this is encoded by the coding sequence TTGGACGCGCTGCTCGCCCAGGTCTTCACCGGCGTCTCCGCCGGTGCGGTCCTGCTCCTCATCGCCCTCGGGCTCACCCTGACCTTCGGTCAGATGGGCGTGATCAACATGGCCCACGGCGAGTTCATCATGGCCGGCGCGTACACCGCCTACGTCGTCTCGACGATCGTCGCCAGCACCGAGCTGAGCCTGCTGATCGCGCTCCCCGCGGGGTTCGTGATCGGCGGCCTGCTCGGGCTGGCGCTCGAGGCGAGCGTGCTGCGGTGGATGTACGCCCGCCCGCTGGACACGCTGCTGGTCACCTACGGTGTCGGGCTCGTCCTGCAGCAGGTCGCCCGCGACATCTTCGGGGCTCCGGCCAAGGAGGTGCCCGCGCCGGGCTGGCTCGACGGGTCGATCCCGATCCTCGGCTACGACTTCCCGCTGACCAGGCTCTTCATCCTCGTCCTCGCCGCGGTCTGCGTGGCGGCGCTGCTGGCGGTGCTCCGGTTCACCGCGCTCGGGCGGCAGATCCGGGCGACCGTAGGCAACCGCGACCTCGCCGAGACGATCGGCATCTCCACCCGGCGCACCGACCAGGCCACCTTCTTCATCGGCTCCGGCCTGGCCGGCGTGGCCGGGGTGGCCCTCACGCTGCTCGGCTCGACCGGCCCGAACCTCGGCACGTCCTACATCGTGCAGGCGTTCCTGGTGGTCGTGGTCGGCGGCATCGGCCACCTCAAGGGCACCATCGCGGCGGCGCTGGGCATCGGTCTGCTGCAGGCGTTCCTCGCCCACGCGCTGACCGGGTCGGTCGCGCAGGTGATCGTCTTCCTCGCGATCGTCGCCTTCCTGCAGCTGCGCCCGCAGGGCATCCTCTCGGTCCGCACCAGGAGCCTGGCATGA
- the urtC gene encoding urea ABC transporter permease subunit UrtC encodes MKRIYPYVGWLLLAVALLVLAPAVLSDFRLGLLAKYCCYAIAAVGIGLAWGRGGMLVLGQGLYFGIGAYAMAMHLKLADAGPGGVPDFMALYGDATVPGWWEPLRSGALALVVILVLPALVAGLLGLAVFKRRIKGAYFAILSQALAAAFAILLVGQVKTTGGANGLNNFQGFFGYALFDPANKRMLYFIAAGILLVSILAMAWLYRTRFGELLVAVRDGEERVRFLGTDPANVKLAAYVIAAVLASIGGALFVPIAGIVSPDDVGVVASIGLLAGVALGGRASLLGPAVGALLVGYAETSLSEAFPGSWSYFQGALFVLVILLLPGGLAQLLGLVKGLVSRRSEAERSEEADTRVGEEVAA; translated from the coding sequence ATGAAAAGGATCTATCCGTACGTCGGCTGGCTGCTGCTCGCGGTCGCCCTGCTCGTCCTCGCCCCGGCGGTGCTCTCGGACTTCCGGCTCGGTCTGCTGGCCAAGTACTGCTGCTACGCCATCGCCGCGGTCGGCATCGGACTGGCCTGGGGCCGTGGCGGGATGCTGGTGCTCGGCCAGGGGCTCTACTTCGGCATCGGCGCCTACGCGATGGCGATGCACCTCAAGCTCGCCGACGCCGGTCCGGGCGGGGTGCCGGACTTCATGGCGCTCTACGGCGACGCCACGGTGCCGGGCTGGTGGGAGCCGCTGCGCAGCGGCGCTCTCGCGCTCGTCGTCATCCTGGTCCTGCCGGCACTGGTGGCGGGCCTGCTGGGGCTGGCCGTGTTCAAGCGGCGGATCAAGGGGGCGTACTTCGCCATCCTGTCGCAGGCGCTGGCAGCAGCCTTCGCGATCCTGCTCGTCGGCCAGGTGAAGACCACCGGCGGCGCCAACGGGCTCAACAACTTCCAGGGTTTCTTCGGGTACGCCCTGTTCGACCCCGCCAACAAGCGGATGCTCTACTTCATCGCCGCCGGGATCCTGCTGGTCTCGATCCTGGCGATGGCCTGGCTCTACCGCACCCGATTCGGTGAGCTGCTGGTCGCGGTGCGTGACGGTGAGGAGCGGGTCCGCTTCCTCGGCACGGACCCGGCCAACGTCAAGCTCGCTGCGTACGTCATCGCGGCCGTCCTGGCCTCGATCGGCGGCGCGCTGTTCGTGCCGATCGCCGGGATCGTCTCGCCCGACGACGTTGGCGTGGTCGCCTCGATCGGACTGCTCGCCGGGGTGGCGCTCGGTGGCCGGGCCTCGCTGCTCGGCCCCGCTGTCGGCGCGCTCCTGGTCGGCTATGCCGAGACCTCGCTCTCCGAGGCCTTCCCCGGCTCGTGGTCCTACTTCCAGGGGGCGCTGTTCGTGCTGGTCATCCTGCTGTTGCCGGGTGGGCTGGCGCAGCTGTTGGGGCTGGTGAAGGGCCTGGTCTCGCGCCGCTCGGAGGCCGAGAGGTCCGAAGAAGCGGATACGCGGGTGGGGGAGGAGGTGGCGGCATGA
- the urtD gene encoding urea ABC transporter ATP-binding protein UrtD: MTVETLQVSDLRVEFDGFVAIDGVSLTLEPGRLHFLIGPNGAGKTTLVDALTGLAKGSGEARYRTRDLLALASHRITRLGVGRTFQTATVFEELSVLQNLDIAAGVHRARWRLMLPRRGMPEQVAEVLETVGLTELADRPAGVLSHGQKQWLEIGMLLVQDSSVMLLDEPVAGMSAEEREETGELLRRISPGRTVVVIEHDMDFVRRFADVVTVLHAGKVIAEGTAAEIREDAEVQRVYLGDTVAAVTETSAQTSTEASTETKTGEDA; this comes from the coding sequence ATGACCGTGGAGACGTTGCAGGTGAGTGACCTGCGGGTCGAGTTCGACGGGTTCGTCGCGATCGACGGGGTGTCCCTGACCCTCGAACCCGGCCGGCTGCACTTCCTGATCGGCCCCAACGGCGCCGGGAAGACGACGCTGGTGGATGCCCTGACCGGTCTGGCGAAGGGGAGTGGTGAGGCGCGCTATCGCACACGCGATCTGCTCGCGCTGGCATCGCACCGGATCACCCGCCTCGGCGTGGGACGTACGTTCCAGACCGCGACGGTCTTCGAGGAGCTGAGCGTGCTGCAGAACCTCGACATCGCCGCCGGCGTCCATCGGGCGCGGTGGCGGCTGATGCTGCCGCGGCGGGGCATGCCCGAGCAGGTGGCCGAGGTGCTGGAGACGGTGGGGCTCACCGAGCTCGCGGACCGTCCGGCCGGGGTGCTCTCCCACGGGCAGAAGCAGTGGCTGGAGATCGGCATGCTGCTGGTGCAGGACTCCTCGGTGATGCTGCTCGACGAGCCCGTCGCCGGGATGTCGGCCGAGGAGCGCGAGGAGACCGGAGAGCTGCTGCGCCGGATCAGCCCGGGGCGCACCGTCGTGGTGATCGAGCACGACATGGACTTCGTCCGCCGGTTCGCCGACGTCGTCACCGTCCTGCACGCCGGGAAGGTGATCGCCGAGGGCACCGCCGCCGAGATCCGCGAGGACGCCGAGGTGCAGCGGGTCTACCTGGGCGACACGGTCGCCGCCGTGACCGAGACGAGCGCCCAGACGAGCACCGAGGCGAGCACCGAGACGAAGACTGGGGAGGACGCCTGA
- a CDS encoding ATP-binding cassette domain-containing protein: protein MLRMESVTGGYGRTTVLHEVSLEVRTGAAVALMGHNGAGKTTLLKAAAGLVRPKSGRVLLDGEDVTALRPSARVKRGLGYVPQGQQSFGDMTALENLRLVGDRAGISEMLDLFPALKDLLGRRAGLLSGGQRQQLSIARTLLTRPRLLILDEPTEGIQPNVVAEIERVISELTGRGDLSVLLVEQHVGFALRTASAYYILESGRITASGDGGSGAHEHVRSQLAV from the coding sequence ATGCTGAGGATGGAGTCGGTCACCGGCGGCTACGGTCGCACCACGGTGCTCCACGAGGTCAGCCTCGAGGTGCGCACCGGCGCCGCGGTGGCGCTGATGGGACACAACGGCGCGGGCAAGACGACGCTGCTCAAGGCCGCGGCCGGGCTGGTCCGGCCCAAGAGCGGCCGGGTGCTGCTCGACGGCGAGGACGTCACCGCGCTGCGGCCGAGCGCGCGGGTGAAGCGCGGTCTCGGCTACGTCCCGCAGGGGCAGCAGAGCTTCGGCGACATGACCGCTCTGGAGAACCTCCGGCTGGTCGGCGACCGGGCCGGGATCAGCGAGATGCTCGACCTGTTCCCGGCCCTGAAGGACCTGCTCGGGCGACGCGCCGGGCTGCTGTCGGGCGGTCAGCGCCAGCAGCTCTCGATCGCGCGTACGCTGCTGACCAGGCCGAGGCTGCTCATCCTCGACGAGCCGACCGAGGGCATCCAGCCCAACGTGGTCGCCGAGATCGAGCGGGTGATCTCCGAGCTCACCGGACGCGGCGACCTCAGCGTGCTGCTGGTCGAGCAGCACGTCGGGTTCGCGCTGCGTACGGCCTCTGCCTACTACATCCTCGAGTCCGGCCGGATCACCGCGAGCGGTGACGGCGGGTCCGGGGCCCACGAGCACGTCCGATCCCAGTTGGCCGTCTAG
- a CDS encoding urease subunit gamma, producing the protein MHLTPSDTEKLLLSVAGMVARDRLARGVLLNYPESVALLSTWVIERAREGALVSDLMTQGRAVLTREQVMPDVVDMLVEVQVEATFPDGRKLVTIHQPIA; encoded by the coding sequence ATGCATCTGACCCCGTCCGACACCGAGAAGCTGCTGCTGTCCGTGGCCGGGATGGTCGCGCGCGACCGGCTCGCCCGCGGGGTGCTCCTCAATTACCCCGAGTCGGTCGCGCTGCTGTCCACCTGGGTGATCGAGCGGGCCCGGGAGGGCGCCTTGGTCTCCGACCTGATGACCCAGGGCCGCGCCGTGCTGACCCGCGAGCAGGTCATGCCCGACGTGGTCGACATGCTCGTCGAGGTGCAGGTCGAGGCCACCTTCCCCGACGGCCGCAAGCTCGTCACCATCCACCAGCCCATCGCCTGA
- the ureB gene encoding urease subunit beta has product MSMQSSGPGAVRVADGTIRLNTDRSESERRTLVVLNTGDRPVQIGSHIHLAEVNSALSFDREAAEGFRLDIPAGTSRRFEPGASREVAIVAFKGARVVPGIQIKHSQIEEA; this is encoded by the coding sequence ATGTCCATGCAGTCCAGCGGTCCCGGAGCCGTACGCGTCGCCGACGGCACCATCCGGCTCAACACCGACCGGAGCGAGTCGGAGCGGCGTACGTTGGTCGTCCTCAACACCGGCGACCGGCCGGTCCAGATCGGCTCCCACATCCACCTCGCCGAGGTGAACTCGGCGCTCTCCTTCGACCGTGAGGCGGCCGAGGGGTTCCGGCTCGACATCCCCGCGGGCACCTCGCGCCGGTTCGAGCCGGGCGCGTCCCGGGAGGTCGCGATCGTGGCGTTCAAGGGCGCCCGCGTCGTACCCGGCATCCAGATCAAGCACAGCCAGATCGAGGAGGCGTGA
- a CDS encoding urease subunit alpha — protein sequence MVEISRTEYAALYGPTTGDQVRLGDTDLWIEVEDDLTVGGEESVFGGGKSIRESMNQSTVSSADGALDTVITNALVLDHWGIVRADVGIRAGRIVALGRSGNPDIADGVHPDLIIGPGTDVVSGEGKILTAGAIDVHVHLLSRSQIVEAISTGTTTIGGGGTGPSEGSKATTVTGGPWHLATVHRALDDLPVNLLLMGKGNTVSAAGLAEQALAGAAAYKVHEDWGSTPAAIDAALRAADEHGLQVTLHSDSLNEAGYLESTVAAIAGRSIHAFHAEGAGGGHAPDILSVASLPHVIPGSTNPTLPHTVNTVAEHLDMLMVCHHLNPRVPEDLAFAESRIRATTIAAEDVLHDLGALSITSSDAQAMGRIGEVICRTWQVAHAMKARLGPLGGPADNVRAKRYVAKYTINPAIAHGIAAEVGSVEPGKMADLVLWDPRFFGIRPEVVMKAGALVWGALGDPNASIPTPQPVLMRPALVGPGADHAVSFVAPSALDAGLADRLGLRRRLVGIEPTREIGKAQMINNDATPDIRVEPETFRIHVDGELIEPAPATELPLTQLYSMF from the coding sequence ATGGTGGAGATCAGCAGGACCGAGTACGCCGCGCTCTACGGGCCCACGACCGGCGACCAGGTGCGCCTCGGTGACACCGACCTGTGGATCGAGGTCGAGGACGACCTGACCGTGGGCGGTGAGGAGTCGGTCTTCGGCGGCGGCAAGTCGATCCGCGAGTCGATGAACCAGTCCACGGTCTCCTCGGCCGACGGTGCACTCGACACGGTGATCACCAACGCCCTGGTGCTCGACCACTGGGGCATCGTCCGCGCCGACGTGGGGATCCGCGCGGGCCGGATCGTCGCCCTGGGGCGCTCCGGCAACCCCGACATCGCCGACGGCGTCCACCCCGACCTGATCATCGGGCCGGGCACCGACGTGGTCAGTGGTGAGGGGAAGATCCTCACCGCCGGGGCCATCGACGTCCACGTACATCTCCTCTCCCGGTCCCAGATCGTGGAGGCGATCTCGACCGGGACCACCACCATCGGTGGCGGCGGCACCGGACCCTCGGAGGGCTCCAAGGCCACCACGGTCACCGGGGGGCCGTGGCACCTGGCGACCGTCCACCGCGCGCTCGACGACCTGCCGGTCAACCTGCTGCTGATGGGCAAGGGCAACACCGTCTCCGCCGCCGGGCTGGCCGAGCAGGCGCTGGCCGGCGCCGCCGCCTACAAGGTCCACGAGGACTGGGGCTCGACCCCGGCCGCGATCGACGCCGCGCTGCGGGCCGCCGACGAGCACGGTCTGCAGGTCACGCTCCACTCGGACTCGCTCAACGAGGCGGGCTACCTGGAGTCGACCGTCGCCGCGATCGCCGGCCGCTCGATCCACGCCTTCCATGCCGAGGGCGCCGGGGGAGGGCACGCGCCCGACATCCTGTCGGTCGCCTCGCTGCCGCACGTCATCCCCGGCTCGACCAACCCGACCCTGCCGCACACCGTCAACACCGTCGCCGAGCACCTCGACATGCTGATGGTCTGCCACCACCTCAACCCGCGGGTACCCGAGGACCTGGCCTTCGCCGAGTCCCGGATCCGGGCGACGACGATCGCCGCCGAGGACGTGCTCCACGACCTCGGTGCGTTGTCCATCACCTCCTCCGACGCCCAGGCGATGGGCCGGATCGGCGAGGTCATCTGCCGCACCTGGCAGGTCGCCCACGCGATGAAGGCCCGCCTCGGCCCGCTGGGTGGTCCGGCCGACAACGTGAGAGCGAAGAGGTACGTCGCGAAATACACGATCAACCCCGCCATCGCCCACGGGATCGCCGCCGAGGTCGGCTCCGTGGAGCCCGGCAAGATGGCCGACCTGGTCCTGTGGGACCCGCGGTTCTTCGGCATCAGGCCCGAGGTCGTCATGAAGGCCGGCGCGCTGGTCTGGGGTGCTCTCGGCGACCCGAACGCCTCGATCCCGACCCCGCAGCCGGTGCTCATGCGGCCGGCGCTGGTCGGGCCGGGCGCTGATCACGCGGTCTCGTTCGTCGCTCCGTCGGCGTTGGATGCCGGGCTCGCGGACCGCCTCGGCCTGCGCCGCCGCCTCGTCGGGATCGAGCCGACCCGGGAGATCGGGAAGGCGCAGATGATCAACAACGATGCGACCCCGGACATCCGGGTCGAGCCCGAGACCTTCCGCATCCACGTCGACGGCGAGCTGATCGAGCCCGCCCCCGCGACCGAGCTGCCGCTGACGCAGCTCTACTCGATGTTCTGA